In Panthera leo isolate Ple1 chromosome E3, P.leo_Ple1_pat1.1, whole genome shotgun sequence, a genomic segment contains:
- the TRIM50 gene encoding E3 ubiquitin-protein ligase TRIM50 isoform X2, giving the protein MAWQVSVPELEDRLQCPICLEVFKEPMMLQCGHSYCKGCLVNLSHHLDSELRCPVCRQEVDSSSSPPNVSLARVIEALQLPGDPEPKVCQHHRNPLSLFCERDQELICGLCGLLGSHQRHRVTPVSTVYSRMKEELAALISDLKQEQKKVDEHIAKLVNNRTRIVNESDVFSWVIRREFQELHHLVDEEKARCLEGLEGHTRGLVASLDMQLEQAKGTQERLGQAERVLEQFSNESHYEFIRYHSTASRAELQQARPLEGAFSPISFKPGLHQADIKLTVWKRLFRKVLPAPESLKLDPATAHPLLELSKGNTVVQCGLLAQRRASQPERFDYSTCVLASRGFSCGRHYWEVVVGSKSDWRLGVIKGTASRKGRLSKSPENGVWLIGLKEGRVYEAFGCPRVPLPVAGHPHRIGVYLHYERGELTFFDADRPDDLRPLYTFQADFQGKLYPILDTCWHEKGGNALPLVLPPPSGPAHLTPTQPTKL; this is encoded by the exons ATGGCGTGGCAGGTGAGCGTGCCCGAGCTGGAGGACCGCCTTCAGTGCCCCATCTGCCTGGAGGTCTTCAAGGAGCCCATGATGCTGCAGTGCGGCCACTCCTACTGCAAGGGCTGCCTGGTGAACCTGTCCCACCACCTGGACTCGGAGCTCCGCTGCCCAGTGTGCCGGCAGGAGGTGGATAGCAGCAGCTCCCCGCCCAACGTCTCTCTGGCGCGGGTGATTGAGGCTCTACAGCTCCCCGGGGACCCGGAGCCCAAGGTCTGCCAGCACCACCGGAACCCGCTCAGCCTCTTCTGTGAGAGGGACCAGGAGCTCATCTGCGGCCTCTGCGGCCTGCTGGGCTCCCACCAGCGCCACCGCGTCACGCCTGTCTCCACCGTCTACAGCCGCATGAAG GAGGAGCTAGCGGCTCTCATCTCTGACCTGAAGCAGGAGCAGAAGAAGGTGGATGAGCATATTGCCAAGCTGGTGAACAACAGGACCCGGATTGTC AATGAATCTGACGTCTTCAGCTGGGTGATCCGTCGCGAGTTCCAGGAGCTGCACCACCTGGTGGATGAGGAGAAGGCCCGTTGCCTGGAGGGGTTGGAGGGTCATACCCGTGGCCTTGTGGCCTCCCTGGACATGCAGCTGGAGCAGGCCAAGGGCACTCAGGAGCGGCTGGGCCAGGCTGAACGTGTGCTCGAGCAGTTCAGTAATGAGAGTCACTATGAGTTCATCCGG TATCACTCCACGGCCTCCAG AGCAGAGCTCCAGCAGGCCCGGCCTCTGGAAGGCGCCTTCAGCCCCATCTCCTTCAAGCCGGGCCTCCACCAGGCTGACATCAAGCTGACTGTGTGGAAAAGGCTCTTCCGAAAAGTTCTGCCGG CCCCGGAGTCCCTCAAGCTGGACCCCGCCACCGCCCACCCACTCCTGGAACTCTCCAAGGGCAACACGGTGGTGCAGTGTGGGCTCCTGGCCCAGCGGCGAGCCAGCCAGCCAGAGCGCTTTGACTACAGTACTTGTGTCCTGGCCAGCCGGGGCTTCTCCTGCGGCCGTCACTACTGGGAGGTGGTGGTAGGCAGCAAGAGTGACTGGCGCCTGGGGGTCATCAAGGGCACAGCCAGTCGCAAGGGCAGGCTGAGCAAGTCCCCGGAGAATGGCGTGTGGCTCATTGGCCTGAAGGAGGGCCGGGTGTACGAGGCCTTCGGCTGCCCTCGGGTGCCCCTGCCTGTGGCCGGCCACCCCCACCGCATCGGCGTCTACTTGCACTACGAGCGTGGCGAGCTCACCTTCTTTGACGCTGACCGGCCCGATGACCTGCGGCCGCTCTACACGTTCCAGGCTGACTTCCAGGGCAAGCTCTACCCCATCCTGGACACGTGCTGGCACGAGAAGGGCGGCAACGCGCTGCCTCTGGTGCTGCCCCCGCCCAGCGGGcctgcccacctcacccccacGCAGCCCACCAAGCTGTAG
- the TRIM50 gene encoding E3 ubiquitin-protein ligase TRIM50 isoform X4, whose product MAWQVSVPELEDRLQCPICLEVFKEPMMLQCGHSYCKGCLVNLSHHLDSELRCPVCRQEVDSSSSPPNVSLARVIEALQLPGDPEPKVCQHHRNPLSLFCERDQELICGLCGLLGSHQRHRVTPVSTVYSRMKEELAALISDLKQEQKKVDEHIAKLVNNRTRIVNESDVFSWVIRREFQELHHLVDEEKARCLEGLEGHTRGLVASLDMQLEQAKGTQERLGQAERVLEQFSNESHYEFIRKYHSTASRAPAGPASGRRLQPHLLQAGPPPG is encoded by the exons ATGGCGTGGCAGGTGAGCGTGCCCGAGCTGGAGGACCGCCTTCAGTGCCCCATCTGCCTGGAGGTCTTCAAGGAGCCCATGATGCTGCAGTGCGGCCACTCCTACTGCAAGGGCTGCCTGGTGAACCTGTCCCACCACCTGGACTCGGAGCTCCGCTGCCCAGTGTGCCGGCAGGAGGTGGATAGCAGCAGCTCCCCGCCCAACGTCTCTCTGGCGCGGGTGATTGAGGCTCTACAGCTCCCCGGGGACCCGGAGCCCAAGGTCTGCCAGCACCACCGGAACCCGCTCAGCCTCTTCTGTGAGAGGGACCAGGAGCTCATCTGCGGCCTCTGCGGCCTGCTGGGCTCCCACCAGCGCCACCGCGTCACGCCTGTCTCCACCGTCTACAGCCGCATGAAG GAGGAGCTAGCGGCTCTCATCTCTGACCTGAAGCAGGAGCAGAAGAAGGTGGATGAGCATATTGCCAAGCTGGTGAACAACAGGACCCGGATTGTC AATGAATCTGACGTCTTCAGCTGGGTGATCCGTCGCGAGTTCCAGGAGCTGCACCACCTGGTGGATGAGGAGAAGGCCCGTTGCCTGGAGGGGTTGGAGGGTCATACCCGTGGCCTTGTGGCCTCCCTGGACATGCAGCTGGAGCAGGCCAAGGGCACTCAGGAGCGGCTGGGCCAGGCTGAACGTGTGCTCGAGCAGTTCAGTAATGAGAGTCACTATGAGTTCATCCGG AAGTATCACTCCACGGCCTCCAG AGCTCCAGCAGGCCCGGCCTCTGGAAGGCGCCTTCAGCCCCATCTCCTTCAAGCCGGGCCTCCACCAGGCTGA
- the TRIM50 gene encoding E3 ubiquitin-protein ligase TRIM50 isoform X1, whose amino-acid sequence MAWQVSVPELEDRLQCPICLEVFKEPMMLQCGHSYCKGCLVNLSHHLDSELRCPVCRQEVDSSSSPPNVSLARVIEALQLPGDPEPKVCQHHRNPLSLFCERDQELICGLCGLLGSHQRHRVTPVSTVYSRMKEELAALISDLKQEQKKVDEHIAKLVNNRTRIVNESDVFSWVIRREFQELHHLVDEEKARCLEGLEGHTRGLVASLDMQLEQAKGTQERLGQAERVLEQFSNESHYEFIRKYHSTASRAELQQARPLEGAFSPISFKPGLHQADIKLTVWKRLFRKVLPAPESLKLDPATAHPLLELSKGNTVVQCGLLAQRRASQPERFDYSTCVLASRGFSCGRHYWEVVVGSKSDWRLGVIKGTASRKGRLSKSPENGVWLIGLKEGRVYEAFGCPRVPLPVAGHPHRIGVYLHYERGELTFFDADRPDDLRPLYTFQADFQGKLYPILDTCWHEKGGNALPLVLPPPSGPAHLTPTQPTKL is encoded by the exons ATGGCGTGGCAGGTGAGCGTGCCCGAGCTGGAGGACCGCCTTCAGTGCCCCATCTGCCTGGAGGTCTTCAAGGAGCCCATGATGCTGCAGTGCGGCCACTCCTACTGCAAGGGCTGCCTGGTGAACCTGTCCCACCACCTGGACTCGGAGCTCCGCTGCCCAGTGTGCCGGCAGGAGGTGGATAGCAGCAGCTCCCCGCCCAACGTCTCTCTGGCGCGGGTGATTGAGGCTCTACAGCTCCCCGGGGACCCGGAGCCCAAGGTCTGCCAGCACCACCGGAACCCGCTCAGCCTCTTCTGTGAGAGGGACCAGGAGCTCATCTGCGGCCTCTGCGGCCTGCTGGGCTCCCACCAGCGCCACCGCGTCACGCCTGTCTCCACCGTCTACAGCCGCATGAAG GAGGAGCTAGCGGCTCTCATCTCTGACCTGAAGCAGGAGCAGAAGAAGGTGGATGAGCATATTGCCAAGCTGGTGAACAACAGGACCCGGATTGTC AATGAATCTGACGTCTTCAGCTGGGTGATCCGTCGCGAGTTCCAGGAGCTGCACCACCTGGTGGATGAGGAGAAGGCCCGTTGCCTGGAGGGGTTGGAGGGTCATACCCGTGGCCTTGTGGCCTCCCTGGACATGCAGCTGGAGCAGGCCAAGGGCACTCAGGAGCGGCTGGGCCAGGCTGAACGTGTGCTCGAGCAGTTCAGTAATGAGAGTCACTATGAGTTCATCCGG AAGTATCACTCCACGGCCTCCAG AGCAGAGCTCCAGCAGGCCCGGCCTCTGGAAGGCGCCTTCAGCCCCATCTCCTTCAAGCCGGGCCTCCACCAGGCTGACATCAAGCTGACTGTGTGGAAAAGGCTCTTCCGAAAAGTTCTGCCGG CCCCGGAGTCCCTCAAGCTGGACCCCGCCACCGCCCACCCACTCCTGGAACTCTCCAAGGGCAACACGGTGGTGCAGTGTGGGCTCCTGGCCCAGCGGCGAGCCAGCCAGCCAGAGCGCTTTGACTACAGTACTTGTGTCCTGGCCAGCCGGGGCTTCTCCTGCGGCCGTCACTACTGGGAGGTGGTGGTAGGCAGCAAGAGTGACTGGCGCCTGGGGGTCATCAAGGGCACAGCCAGTCGCAAGGGCAGGCTGAGCAAGTCCCCGGAGAATGGCGTGTGGCTCATTGGCCTGAAGGAGGGCCGGGTGTACGAGGCCTTCGGCTGCCCTCGGGTGCCCCTGCCTGTGGCCGGCCACCCCCACCGCATCGGCGTCTACTTGCACTACGAGCGTGGCGAGCTCACCTTCTTTGACGCTGACCGGCCCGATGACCTGCGGCCGCTCTACACGTTCCAGGCTGACTTCCAGGGCAAGCTCTACCCCATCCTGGACACGTGCTGGCACGAGAAGGGCGGCAACGCGCTGCCTCTGGTGCTGCCCCCGCCCAGCGGGcctgcccacctcacccccacGCAGCCCACCAAGCTGTAG
- the TRIM50 gene encoding E3 ubiquitin-protein ligase TRIM50 isoform X3: MAWQVSVPELEDRLQCPICLEVFKEPMMLQCGHSYCKGCLVNLSHHLDSELRCPVCRQEVDSSSSPPNVSLARVIEALQLPGDPEPKVCQHHRNPLSLFCERDQELICGLCGLLGSHQRHRVTPVSTVYSRMKQEQKKVDEHIAKLVNNRTRIVNESDVFSWVIRREFQELHHLVDEEKARCLEGLEGHTRGLVASLDMQLEQAKGTQERLGQAERVLEQFSNESHYEFIRKYHSTASRAELQQARPLEGAFSPISFKPGLHQADIKLTVWKRLFRKVLPAPESLKLDPATAHPLLELSKGNTVVQCGLLAQRRASQPERFDYSTCVLASRGFSCGRHYWEVVVGSKSDWRLGVIKGTASRKGRLSKSPENGVWLIGLKEGRVYEAFGCPRVPLPVAGHPHRIGVYLHYERGELTFFDADRPDDLRPLYTFQADFQGKLYPILDTCWHEKGGNALPLVLPPPSGPAHLTPTQPTKL; this comes from the exons ATGGCGTGGCAGGTGAGCGTGCCCGAGCTGGAGGACCGCCTTCAGTGCCCCATCTGCCTGGAGGTCTTCAAGGAGCCCATGATGCTGCAGTGCGGCCACTCCTACTGCAAGGGCTGCCTGGTGAACCTGTCCCACCACCTGGACTCGGAGCTCCGCTGCCCAGTGTGCCGGCAGGAGGTGGATAGCAGCAGCTCCCCGCCCAACGTCTCTCTGGCGCGGGTGATTGAGGCTCTACAGCTCCCCGGGGACCCGGAGCCCAAGGTCTGCCAGCACCACCGGAACCCGCTCAGCCTCTTCTGTGAGAGGGACCAGGAGCTCATCTGCGGCCTCTGCGGCCTGCTGGGCTCCCACCAGCGCCACCGCGTCACGCCTGTCTCCACCGTCTACAGCCGCATGAAG CAGGAGCAGAAGAAGGTGGATGAGCATATTGCCAAGCTGGTGAACAACAGGACCCGGATTGTC AATGAATCTGACGTCTTCAGCTGGGTGATCCGTCGCGAGTTCCAGGAGCTGCACCACCTGGTGGATGAGGAGAAGGCCCGTTGCCTGGAGGGGTTGGAGGGTCATACCCGTGGCCTTGTGGCCTCCCTGGACATGCAGCTGGAGCAGGCCAAGGGCACTCAGGAGCGGCTGGGCCAGGCTGAACGTGTGCTCGAGCAGTTCAGTAATGAGAGTCACTATGAGTTCATCCGG AAGTATCACTCCACGGCCTCCAG AGCAGAGCTCCAGCAGGCCCGGCCTCTGGAAGGCGCCTTCAGCCCCATCTCCTTCAAGCCGGGCCTCCACCAGGCTGACATCAAGCTGACTGTGTGGAAAAGGCTCTTCCGAAAAGTTCTGCCGG CCCCGGAGTCCCTCAAGCTGGACCCCGCCACCGCCCACCCACTCCTGGAACTCTCCAAGGGCAACACGGTGGTGCAGTGTGGGCTCCTGGCCCAGCGGCGAGCCAGCCAGCCAGAGCGCTTTGACTACAGTACTTGTGTCCTGGCCAGCCGGGGCTTCTCCTGCGGCCGTCACTACTGGGAGGTGGTGGTAGGCAGCAAGAGTGACTGGCGCCTGGGGGTCATCAAGGGCACAGCCAGTCGCAAGGGCAGGCTGAGCAAGTCCCCGGAGAATGGCGTGTGGCTCATTGGCCTGAAGGAGGGCCGGGTGTACGAGGCCTTCGGCTGCCCTCGGGTGCCCCTGCCTGTGGCCGGCCACCCCCACCGCATCGGCGTCTACTTGCACTACGAGCGTGGCGAGCTCACCTTCTTTGACGCTGACCGGCCCGATGACCTGCGGCCGCTCTACACGTTCCAGGCTGACTTCCAGGGCAAGCTCTACCCCATCCTGGACACGTGCTGGCACGAGAAGGGCGGCAACGCGCTGCCTCTGGTGCTGCCCCCGCCCAGCGGGcctgcccacctcacccccacGCAGCCCACCAAGCTGTAG